A genomic window from Sebaldella sp. S0638 includes:
- the clpB gene encoding ATP-dependent chaperone ClpB — MENKFTEKSVEAISEAHNYAVRYKSPDMKVEHLLLALVGQMEGLIPKLLQKMGINTSNLINKLSAKLDTFSKIEGSSGDPRPNAELNRVLVQAEDYMKKFHDSYISTEHLFLAAFDNNNFLKANNINKEQFENVLTDVRGNKRVDNTTPENSYDALEKYGKDLVELARKGKIDPIIGRDTEIRRAIQILSRRTKNNPILIGEPGVGKTAIAEGIAQRILKGDVPESLKDKTVFSLDMGSLISGAKYRGEFEERLKAVIKEIEDSDGRIILFIDEVHTIVGAGKGDGAMDAGNLLKPMLARGDAKVIGATTIEEYRKYIEKDPALERRFQPILVPESSVEDTISILRGLKEKFETFHGIRITDNALVAAAVMSDRYISDRFLPDKAIDLIDEASAKIKTEIDSMPTELDEVTRKVLQLEIEREALKKEKDKASQDRLESLEKELADLNEKKNTLQSQWEAEKQEVDTLKKINEEIDKVKLEIQEAERVYDLNRLAELKYGKLAALEKKKEQEETDLETKKDSARLLKQELDSEEIAEVVGKWTGIPVSKLMEGEKDKILHLEDHLKARVVGQDDAIKAISDTIIRSRAGLKDPNRPIGSFIFLGPTGVGKTYLAKTLAYNLFDDENNIVRIDMSEYMDKFSVTRLIGAPPGYVGYEEGGQLTEAIRRKPYSVILFDEIEKAHPDVFNVLLQLLDDGRLTDGKGKVVDFKNAIIIMTSNLGSHLILEDPEMKPETRDGVMNELKMRFRPEFLNRVDDIIVFKALDKENVKGIVRLVLDDINKKLKEQYMRIEYTDAALDFIVKEAYDPSYGARPLRRFVQKDIETNLSKMILSNEVKENDVVLIDSDGYTLSYNVNLPV; from the coding sequence ATGGAAAATAAATTTACTGAAAAAAGCGTGGAAGCCATCTCAGAGGCGCATAACTACGCTGTGAGATACAAAAGTCCGGATATGAAGGTAGAACATTTACTGCTTGCATTAGTCGGTCAAATGGAAGGATTAATACCCAAGCTTTTACAAAAAATGGGAATAAATACATCTAATCTTATAAATAAACTATCAGCTAAACTGGATACTTTCTCGAAAATAGAAGGTTCTTCAGGAGATCCCAGACCTAATGCAGAGTTAAACAGAGTTCTTGTGCAGGCCGAAGATTATATGAAGAAATTCCATGATTCTTATATCAGCACAGAACATTTATTCTTAGCTGCTTTTGATAATAATAACTTTCTAAAAGCAAATAATATAAATAAAGAACAGTTCGAAAATGTTCTTACCGATGTAAGAGGTAATAAAAGAGTAGACAATACTACTCCTGAGAATTCATACGATGCATTGGAAAAATACGGAAAAGACCTTGTGGAACTCGCAAGAAAAGGTAAAATCGACCCTATTATAGGAAGAGATACAGAGATAAGACGTGCTATACAGATTCTTTCAAGAAGAACCAAAAATAACCCGATTCTTATAGGTGAGCCTGGCGTTGGTAAAACAGCCATTGCCGAAGGAATAGCACAGAGAATACTTAAAGGTGACGTACCTGAGAGTCTGAAAGACAAGACTGTATTCTCACTTGATATGGGATCATTGATTTCCGGAGCAAAATACAGAGGTGAATTTGAGGAAAGATTAAAGGCAGTTATTAAAGAAATAGAAGACAGTGACGGAAGAATCATACTTTTTATAGATGAGGTACACACTATTGTGGGTGCAGGAAAAGGCGACGGTGCAATGGATGCGGGGAATCTTCTGAAACCTATGCTTGCCCGTGGAGATGCCAAAGTTATAGGAGCTACTACTATTGAAGAATACAGAAAATATATAGAAAAAGATCCCGCTCTTGAGCGTAGATTTCAGCCTATTTTGGTACCTGAATCTTCTGTAGAGGATACTATTTCTATACTCCGTGGTCTGAAAGAAAAATTCGAGACATTCCATGGTATAAGAATTACTGATAATGCACTTGTAGCTGCTGCTGTTATGAGTGACAGATATATAAGCGACAGATTTTTACCGGATAAAGCAATTGACCTAATTGATGAAGCCTCTGCGAAAATAAAGACAGAGATAGACTCTATGCCTACAGAGCTTGATGAGGTTACAAGAAAGGTATTACAGCTTGAGATTGAACGGGAAGCATTGAAAAAAGAAAAAGACAAGGCTTCACAGGACAGACTTGAGTCTCTGGAAAAAGAGCTTGCAGACCTTAATGAAAAGAAAAATACACTGCAGAGCCAGTGGGAAGCTGAAAAGCAGGAAGTGGACACTCTAAAGAAAATCAATGAGGAAATAGATAAAGTAAAATTAGAAATTCAGGAGGCTGAAAGAGTTTATGACCTGAATAGACTTGCTGAATTAAAGTATGGTAAACTAGCCGCGCTTGAGAAAAAGAAAGAACAGGAAGAAACAGACCTTGAAACAAAAAAAGACAGTGCAAGGCTTCTTAAACAAGAACTTGACAGCGAAGAAATAGCAGAAGTAGTAGGAAAATGGACTGGTATTCCAGTGTCAAAACTAATGGAAGGTGAAAAAGATAAAATACTTCACCTTGAAGATCATCTAAAAGCAAGGGTAGTAGGACAGGATGATGCTATCAAGGCTATCAGCGACACTATTATCAGATCGCGTGCAGGATTAAAAGACCCGAACAGACCAATAGGATCATTTATATTCTTAGGTCCTACAGGAGTTGGTAAAACTTATCTTGCGAAAACTCTTGCATATAATTTATTTGATGATGAGAATAATATTGTCAGAATAGATATGAGTGAATATATGGATAAATTCAGTGTTACAAGATTAATAGGAGCACCTCCGGGATATGTCGGATACGAAGAAGGCGGACAGCTTACAGAAGCTATCAGAAGAAAGCCGTACTCTGTTATACTTTTTGATGAAATAGAAAAAGCACACCCTGATGTGTTTAATGTTTTACTCCAGCTTCTTGACGACGGAAGACTTACAGACGGAAAAGGAAAAGTCGTAGACTTTAAAAATGCAATAATTATTATGACATCGAACTTAGGAAGCCATCTTATCCTTGAAGACCCTGAAATGAAGCCGGAAACAAGAGACGGTGTAATGAATGAACTTAAGATGAGATTCAGACCTGAATTTTTGAACAGGGTTGATGATATTATCGTCTTTAAAGCTCTTGATAAAGAAAATGTAAAAGGAATTGTACGTCTTGTACTTGATGATATCAATAAAAAATTAAAAGAACAGTATATGAGAATAGAATATACAGATGCAGCTCTTGACTTTATAGTAAAAGAGGCTTATGACCCGAGTTACGGTGCAAGACCTTTGAGAAGATTTGTTCAGAAAGATATAGAAACTAATCTTTCAAAAATGATTCTTTCTAATGAAGTAAAGGAAAATGATGTTGTACTTATAGACAGTGACGGTTATACATTGAGTTATAATGTTAATCTTCCTGTGTAA
- a CDS encoding DUF4303 domain-containing protein yields the protein MKDEFDIIVSEIVSALREVLTELFNNNEKFYYCTFLTTGEGLPPLISAWSEEALDRAVNLYKNADESREIKWSYADSPYYAFRYEKFSHIFSSRPSWNILNEKEWEKEFLFRLKAMETAVRLVDKEGIFSINHSRDDICVEVGTMPPDKLTTEITRRLNNPDSLIMKEYMTEAAE from the coding sequence ATGAAGGATGAATTTGATATAATTGTCAGTGAGATAGTATCAGCACTCAGAGAAGTTCTTACTGAACTTTTTAATAATAATGAAAAGTTTTATTATTGTACGTTTTTAACCACAGGAGAGGGTCTGCCGCCGTTAATATCTGCATGGTCGGAAGAAGCTTTAGATAGAGCGGTAAATTTATATAAAAATGCTGATGAATCCCGGGAAATAAAATGGTCTTACGCTGATAGTCCTTATTATGCATTCAGATATGAAAAATTTAGTCATATTTTTTCTTCACGTCCTTCATGGAATATACTGAATGAAAAAGAGTGGGAGAAAGAATTTCTCTTTAGGCTGAAAGCAATGGAAACAGCAGTAAGATTGGTTGACAAAGAAGGAATATTTTCCATAAACCATAGCAGAGATGATATTTGTGTGGAAGTGGGAACAATGCCTCCTGATAAATTAACAACAGAAATAACAAGACGTCTGAATAATCCGGATTCTTTGATTATGAAAGAATACATGACAGAAGCAGCCGAGTGA
- a CDS encoding tRNA-binding protein: MAVFDDFMKLDIRVGEIIDVQEFPEARRPAYKVWVDFGEEIGVKKSSAQITDLYKPEDIKGRQVLGVVNFPPRQIGSFMSEVLVLGVYGDKGVVLIQADSGIAVKNGDKLG; the protein is encoded by the coding sequence ATGGCAGTATTTGATGATTTTATGAAACTTGATATACGTGTGGGGGAAATAATCGATGTGCAGGAGTTTCCGGAAGCAAGGAGACCGGCTTACAAAGTATGGGTTGATTTTGGCGAGGAAATAGGGGTGAAAAAATCCAGCGCTCAGATAACGGATTTATACAAGCCGGAAGATATAAAAGGAAGACAGGTATTAGGAGTAGTTAATTTTCCTCCCAGACAAATAGGATCTTTTATGTCTGAGGTTTTGGTGCTGGGAGTATACGGTGATAAAGGCGTGGTACTTATTCAGGCTGATTCGGGAATTGCTGTGAAAAACGGGGATAAGCTGGGGTAA
- the treC gene encoding alpha,alpha-phosphotrehalase — translation MTDYKKMSVYQIYPKSFQDSNGDGTGDINGIISRLPYIADLGVEYIWLTPMYVSPGNDNGYDIADYYNIDPVYGTMDDFQNLLMEAHKRNLKVMMDIVVNHTSTEHMWFKESSKSEDNPYRDFYIWKKNTGKLPNNWVSKFGGPAWKLDERTDSYYLHLFDVTQADLNWEYEPMRQEIYKMMRYWMDLGIDGFRLDVINLLSKEQNFPDDTLDTFTDDGRKYYTDGPKIHEYLREMNREVFSRYDNVITVGEMSSTTLEACIEYTKPENKELSMIFSFHHLKTDYKNKDKWELQKSDIKELKEYFTKWQNGMEKENEWLALFWCNHDQPRIVSRMGNENVYRYESAAMLATLIHMMQGTPYIYQGEEIGMLNAHFDNIADYEDVESLNAYENMLNAGKTAEEALEVLRERSRDNARTPVQWDNTENSGFTTGKPWIKMGKMADGINVEEDLKSEKSVFSYYKKLIKLRKEYDIIRDGNFTILDEDSEDTFIYKRETDGEILYVICNLTDKAAGINRGIMNSAESGECLIANMKIPCENSMLKPYETCVWLVKK, via the coding sequence ATGACGGATTATAAAAAAATGAGTGTATATCAGATTTATCCCAAAAGTTTTCAGGACAGTAATGGTGACGGGACAGGGGATATTAACGGAATAATCAGCCGGCTTCCGTATATTGCAGACTTGGGAGTAGAATATATATGGCTGACTCCGATGTATGTGAGTCCGGGGAATGACAACGGATATGATATCGCTGATTATTATAATATAGATCCTGTTTACGGGACAATGGATGATTTCCAAAATCTTCTTATGGAAGCTCACAAAAGAAATTTGAAAGTAATGATGGACATTGTAGTAAATCATACATCAACAGAACATATGTGGTTTAAGGAGTCTTCAAAATCAGAAGATAATCCGTACAGAGATTTTTACATCTGGAAAAAGAATACAGGAAAACTTCCTAATAACTGGGTATCAAAATTCGGCGGTCCGGCATGGAAACTTGATGAGAGAACTGACAGCTATTATCTTCATCTGTTTGATGTTACACAGGCTGATCTGAACTGGGAATACGAGCCGATGAGACAGGAAATATATAAAATGATGAGATACTGGATGGATCTTGGTATAGACGGATTCCGGCTTGATGTGATAAATCTGCTGTCAAAAGAACAGAATTTCCCTGATGACACTCTGGATACTTTTACAGATGACGGAAGAAAATATTATACAGACGGGCCTAAAATACATGAGTATCTGCGAGAGATGAACAGGGAAGTATTCAGCAGATATGACAATGTAATAACAGTAGGAGAAATGTCTTCCACGACTCTGGAAGCCTGTATAGAATATACAAAGCCTGAAAATAAAGAACTTTCAATGATTTTTAGTTTTCATCACCTGAAAACGGATTATAAAAATAAAGACAAATGGGAATTACAGAAATCAGATATAAAGGAACTTAAGGAATATTTTACAAAATGGCAGAACGGCATGGAAAAAGAAAACGAATGGCTTGCTTTATTCTGGTGCAATCATGATCAGCCGCGTATAGTAAGCAGAATGGGAAATGAAAATGTATACAGATATGAATCAGCTGCGATGCTTGCTACACTTATCCATATGATGCAGGGAACGCCTTATATTTATCAGGGAGAAGAAATAGGAATGCTGAATGCACATTTTGATAATATTGCCGATTATGAAGATGTGGAATCACTTAATGCATACGAAAATATGCTGAATGCAGGAAAGACTGCGGAGGAAGCTCTTGAAGTTTTACGAGAACGTTCTCGTGATAATGCAAGAACGCCTGTTCAGTGGGACAATACTGAAAATTCAGGCTTTACCACAGGAAAACCATGGATAAAAATGGGGAAGATGGCAGACGGGATAAATGTGGAAGAAGATTTGAAAAGTGAAAAATCTGTATTTTCATATTACAAGAAGTTAATAAAGCTAAGAAAAGAATACGATATTATAAGAGACGGAAACTTTACAATACTGGATGAAGATTCGGAAGATACATTTATTTATAAACGTGAGACTGACGGGGAAATTCTTTATGTAATATGTAATCTTACAGACAAAGCAGCGGGAATAAACAGAGGGATCATGAATAGTGCAGAAAGCGGGGAATGTCTTATTGCAAATATGAAAATACCTTGTGAAAACAGTATGCTGAAACCTTATGAAACATGTGTCTGGCTGGTAAAAAAATAG
- a CDS encoding DUF4431 domain-containing protein, whose product MKKIILCLLVLLSVIAVSDRAVYYYGIKDTVIQGKLIRKKIKNPAGYNKNAVIYPYFIVLDNPINIIKSTDTEVRNRYEIFDPVYDVPQIQLSFDSAKMEPDHLIGKNVRISGFLLHSNSRYHYTDIIIDADKIEIVEE is encoded by the coding sequence TTGAAAAAAATTATTTTATGCTTATTGGTCTTATTATCGGTTATTGCTGTATCAGACAGGGCAGTTTATTATTACGGAATAAAAGATACAGTTATTCAGGGAAAACTTATCAGGAAAAAAATAAAAAACCCTGCAGGATATAACAAAAATGCAGTTATTTATCCATATTTTATAGTTCTTGATAATCCGATAAATATAATAAAATCCACAGATACCGAGGTTAGAAACAGATACGAAATTTTTGATCCTGTATATGATGTACCGCAGATTCAGCTGAGTTTTGATTCTGCCAAGATGGAGCCGGATCATTTGATCGGCAAAAATGTAAGGATTTCCGGATTTCTTCTTCATTCTAATTCCAGATACCATTATACAGATATAATAATAGATGCAGATAAGATAGAGATAGTAGAAGAGTAG